One Prolixibacteraceae bacterium DNA segment encodes these proteins:
- a CDS encoding redoxin domain-containing protein has protein sequence MRYLIFTLLICATLWSCSNKEDGSFITDRNYESKVETQFQSRIPIFEKRGDALMSVFQSDTISNDEKEALKFIYAYMPLNDIADYSGDFFYKNVHLAFVIRDYFPWGKQISEENFRHYVLPFRNNNENLDNHREVFFNELKDRVKGMNMHDAALEVNHWCHEKVTYHVTDARTFSPLSSVKNAYGRCGEESVFAVEAYRAVGIPARQVYTPRWAHSDDNHAWVEVCIEGKWYFTGACEPAPEFNMGWFEGPASRGILMNARTFGLMQDAPSYVSKDGLTSLLNVTENYAVVADNTIKVVDTAGQPVSNISVGISLYNYAEIYPIMKRKTDKHGELHIKTGLGDVLLWVYSNKGYTLKKITASGGTHTVVFDPEVMVSDHVDFDMVPPIENIQRVSEVTKKQKQENSQRLAQEDKIRGAYEKTFASHTANIREEAKGLGVDSDDLKKILVAARGNGHVILSLLHETPASKRANLMKLYHAVSFKDLQDTPKDIFVSHMSNTLEFDSKICPDQDFWVNYVLNPRVERELLSNYKLGLREKLTAVNSPKKLVLWIRKEMTLDTVNNVFRVPLSPLGSLELKRVDKRSRAIFFVAASRSLGFPARLEPATKQPQYYSEGKWNDVRFEPKAKLPMKGKVELVNDNPSQSLKYYSQFTIAKYNNGVYRTLAFDQGKAVKDFPEGVSLSKKPIEVSVPVGKYMVTSGNRLKDGSVLTRLSFFEVKKGQTTRVSISVRKDSKPLPILGSVQLSGTIDSYPSSDVKKVSLQKVVKGKVSVIAWLDPDREPTKHFMGDVKILKKKFEKEGVPMMFLIPKDKLTSSFERKPFPIPSHAIYGIDSAILDKFESSLTTKSNGRLPAVFVVDKKGNVVYQSHGYQIGVGEQVIKTIQKIKEIK, from the coding sequence ATGAGATATTTAATATTTACACTCCTGATATGTGCAACATTGTGGAGTTGTTCAAATAAAGAGGATGGTTCTTTTATTACTGACAGGAACTATGAATCTAAAGTAGAGACTCAATTTCAATCTAGAATACCAATTTTTGAGAAGAGGGGTGATGCTTTGATGTCAGTGTTTCAATCTGACACAATATCAAATGATGAGAAAGAAGCTTTAAAATTCATTTATGCTTATATGCCATTAAATGATATTGCTGATTATAGTGGAGATTTCTTTTATAAGAATGTTCATTTGGCTTTTGTTATTAGAGATTATTTTCCATGGGGAAAACAGATTTCTGAAGAAAATTTCCGTCATTATGTACTTCCTTTCAGAAATAATAATGAAAACTTAGATAACCATAGAGAGGTTTTTTTTAATGAATTAAAAGATCGTGTTAAGGGAATGAATATGCATGACGCAGCCTTAGAGGTTAACCATTGGTGTCATGAAAAAGTAACGTACCATGTGACTGATGCACGAACCTTTTCACCATTATCATCTGTAAAGAATGCTTATGGTCGTTGTGGAGAGGAATCTGTTTTTGCTGTTGAGGCATACAGAGCTGTAGGTATTCCTGCTCGTCAAGTCTACACTCCAAGATGGGCTCATAGTGATGATAATCATGCATGGGTTGAAGTTTGTATTGAAGGGAAATGGTATTTTACTGGTGCATGTGAGCCTGCACCAGAGTTCAATATGGGGTGGTTTGAAGGTCCTGCAAGCCGTGGTATCTTGATGAATGCTAGAACTTTTGGTTTGATGCAAGATGCTCCTTCTTATGTTTCAAAAGATGGTTTAACTTCGCTGCTTAATGTAACTGAGAATTATGCTGTTGTTGCAGACAATACTATAAAAGTAGTTGATACTGCGGGACAGCCTGTTTCTAATATCAGTGTTGGTATTTCTTTGTACAATTATGCAGAGATTTATCCTATCATGAAGAGAAAGACCGATAAACATGGCGAGTTGCATATAAAGACCGGTTTGGGTGATGTTTTGTTATGGGTATATTCAAATAAAGGATATACATTGAAAAAAATTACAGCTTCAGGCGGTACACATACTGTCGTTTTCGATCCTGAAGTGATGGTTTCTGATCATGTAGATTTTGATATGGTTCCACCTATCGAAAATATCCAACGTGTTTCTGAGGTAACCAAAAAACAAAAGCAAGAGAATAGTCAACGTCTGGCTCAAGAAGATAAGATTCGTGGTGCATATGAAAAAACATTTGCTAGTCATACTGCGAATATACGAGAAGAAGCTAAAGGGTTAGGTGTTGATTCTGATGATCTTAAAAAGATTCTTGTTGCAGCACGTGGAAATGGACATGTAATCTTAAGTTTGCTTCATGAAACGCCTGCCTCAAAACGTGCTAATCTTATGAAGCTATACCATGCTGTCTCTTTCAAAGATCTTCAAGATACACCAAAAGATATTTTTGTTTCTCATATGAGTAATACCTTGGAATTTGATTCTAAGATTTGTCCAGATCAAGACTTTTGGGTTAATTATGTGCTTAATCCTCGTGTAGAGAGAGAATTACTAAGTAACTACAAGTTAGGGCTTCGTGAAAAATTAACTGCTGTTAATTCTCCAAAGAAACTTGTGTTATGGATACGTAAGGAGATGACTCTTGATACGGTTAATAATGTTTTCCGTGTGCCATTATCTCCATTGGGTTCTTTAGAACTAAAGAGAGTAGATAAGAGAAGTAGGGCAATATTTTTTGTTGCGGCTTCTAGATCATTAGGTTTTCCTGCCCGACTAGAGCCTGCCACTAAGCAACCTCAGTATTATAGCGAAGGAAAGTGGAATGATGTGCGCTTTGAGCCAAAAGCTAAATTACCTATGAAGGGTAAAGTGGAACTTGTAAATGACAATCCATCTCAATCTCTTAAATACTATTCACAGTTTACTATTGCGAAATACAATAATGGTGTATACAGAACCCTTGCATTTGATCAAGGAAAGGCGGTAAAGGATTTCCCAGAGGGGGTCTCTTTATCTAAAAAGCCTATAGAAGTATCAGTCCCTGTTGGTAAATATATGGTTACTTCTGGAAATCGATTAAAAGATGGATCGGTATTAACTCGTCTTTCATTTTTTGAGGTTAAGAAGGGGCAAACAACTCGTGTTTCTATCTCTGTACGAAAAGACAGTAAACCACTTCCTATTTTAGGATCTGTTCAGTTGTCTGGAACAATTGATTCTTATCCATCTTCAGATGTTAAAAAAGTTTCTCTACAAAAAGTAGTTAAAGGTAAGGTTTCTGTAATTGCTTGGTTGGATCCAGATAGAGAACCTACAAAACACTTTATGGGAGATGTTAAGATTCTAAAGAAGAAATTCGAAAAAGAAGGTGTTCCTATGATGTTCTTAATCCCTAAGGATAAATTAACTTCATCATTCGAACGCAAACCTTTCCCGATCCCTTCTCATGCAATCTACGGTATTGATAGTGCAATATTAGATAAATTTGAGTCGTCTTTAACTACTAAGTCTAATGGACGTCTTCCAGCTGTGTTTGTTGTAGATAAAAAAGGTAATGTTGTTTATCAGTCTCATGGATATCAAATTGGTGTTGGAGAGCAAGTAATTAAGACGATACAAAAAATTAAAGAGATAAAATAA
- a CDS encoding potassium channel family protein encodes MYRKRLKLLIYKARYRLLLYALLIVVFGDLLIPNQNAEYVSYLGPIGLLCIVFAGWNLVHRNKRKNIIYATLLIILTISEIVDTFSPIEELTIIKQVVYVAFFVTFSLELFHQIKSANKVTSSILTAVLCGLIIIGIAGGIGATTIEYLRPGSFVGLNESTKIIDLQYYSFITLTTVGYGDITPITVYAKKFTILITLVGNFYSIVIIGIIIGKYTSSGK; translated from the coding sequence ATGTACAGAAAAAGATTAAAGCTATTGATATATAAGGCAAGATATCGCCTTCTTCTATATGCACTATTAATTGTAGTGTTTGGAGATCTACTAATTCCGAATCAAAATGCTGAATACGTTTCATACCTTGGACCAATAGGTCTCTTGTGTATTGTGTTTGCAGGTTGGAATTTGGTCCATCGAAACAAAAGAAAAAATATTATCTACGCAACTCTGCTAATAATACTAACTATATCGGAAATTGTAGACACCTTTAGCCCAATAGAGGAACTAACCATTATCAAACAGGTGGTATATGTTGCCTTTTTTGTCACCTTTTCATTAGAACTGTTTCACCAGATTAAATCAGCAAATAAAGTTACTTCATCAATATTAACCGCAGTACTCTGTGGGTTAATAATTATCGGAATCGCTGGGGGAATAGGTGCAACAACAATTGAATACCTCAGACCTGGTTCATTTGTTGGTCTAAATGAGTCAACCAAAATAATAGACCTACAATACTATAGTTTTATCACACTCACTACTGTAGGCTATGGTGATATTACTCCAATTACTGTCTATGCAAAGAAGTTTACAATTCTTATTACTTTGGTTGGAAATTTCTACTCTATCGTTATTATTGGAATTATTATTGGGAAATATACCTCCTCAGGCAAATAG
- a CDS encoding cysteate synthase: MVDFKKTQYQLKSLCCDKHFEDQDWVLDSDCSCGPSLIQAVYKEKQLTIHNNHPGLYKFSDWLPIQKTLPGAGSPFTYKSEALAAHLGLTNLYITFSGYWPERGGDMKSGSFKECEAYCVNARGTEPKRKTLVVASAGNTARAFANVCSENKVPLLLCIPQDNIDALYFDHELDECVKVVAAASGGDYYDAIHISNVACSMPEYYAEGGAKNVARRDGMATTVYSAVTTIGEIPEYYFQAVGSGTGAIAAWEAVQRFKEDGRFGQNEMKLMVSQNEPFIPIKLAWDADSRAMLPLDDDEARKQVEEIDAKVLSNRKPPYGLIGGLYDALKATNGDVLTASNNAGKEAGDLFEKLEGIDIEPASAIALATLIDFVPNLNKDAVIMLNITGGGKMRFQKDHKIYFKKPDMIVPVDISDEEIVTILESLK; encoded by the coding sequence ATGGTTGATTTTAAAAAAACTCAATATCAATTAAAATCTCTTTGCTGTGATAAGCATTTTGAGGATCAGGATTGGGTGCTAGATTCTGATTGTAGTTGTGGCCCATCTCTAATCCAAGCTGTTTACAAAGAAAAACAATTAACTATTCATAATAACCATCCTGGGCTCTATAAGTTCTCTGATTGGTTACCAATTCAAAAAACACTTCCAGGTGCGGGTTCTCCTTTTACTTATAAGAGTGAAGCTTTAGCAGCACACTTAGGTCTAACAAACCTTTATATTACTTTTAGTGGTTACTGGCCCGAAAGAGGAGGCGATATGAAGAGTGGGTCTTTTAAGGAGTGTGAGGCTTACTGTGTAAATGCTCGTGGTACAGAGCCTAAACGTAAAACGTTAGTTGTTGCTTCTGCAGGCAATACAGCAAGAGCTTTTGCGAATGTTTGTTCTGAAAATAAAGTACCATTGTTATTGTGTATACCTCAGGATAATATCGATGCTTTATATTTCGATCATGAACTTGATGAATGTGTAAAGGTTGTTGCTGCTGCTTCTGGAGGTGATTATTATGATGCAATCCATATCTCAAATGTTGCTTGCTCAATGCCTGAATATTATGCTGAAGGAGGTGCAAAAAATGTAGCAAGAAGAGATGGTATGGCAACGACGGTTTATTCTGCTGTTACTACAATTGGAGAGATTCCTGAATACTATTTTCAAGCTGTAGGTAGTGGTACTGGTGCTATTGCAGCATGGGAAGCTGTACAACGTTTTAAAGAAGATGGACGTTTTGGTCAAAATGAGATGAAGTTGATGGTTTCACAAAATGAACCATTTATTCCAATAAAGCTTGCTTGGGATGCTGATTCACGTGCTATGTTGCCTCTTGATGATGATGAGGCTCGTAAACAAGTGGAAGAGATTGATGCAAAAGTTCTATCAAATAGAAAACCACCTTATGGACTAATAGGAGGGTTATATGATGCTTTAAAGGCAACTAATGGTGATGTTTTAACTGCATCTAATAATGCTGGAAAAGAAGCGGGTGATTTGTTTGAGAAATTAGAGGGTATCGATATTGAACCTGCATCTGCAATTGCCTTGGCAACTTTAATTGATTTTGTTCCTAATCTAAATAAAGATGCTGTGATCATGTTGAACATTACAGGAGGAGGAAAGATGCGTTTCCAAAAAGATCATAAAATATACTTTAAAAAGCCTGATATGATTGTTCCCGTTGATATTTCTGATGAAGAAATTGTCACAATTTTAGAAAGCTTGAAGTAA
- a CDS encoding outer membrane protein assembly factor, which produces MAIKRVLIFILLLTFSTAYAQKKRTKESRSDSVEVKEKNLRFSILGGPGYTPDFGALIGGSALFTFKIDPTDTISNRSVVPFAFAFLFNGGINLLLRPQLYINEDKIRILGRYSYINNMDNYYGVGYDVNKNIVRSDSTTSYSSQLFQFNPIVLFRLKNSDFFLGPIWDLRKNNITEPSQGVQDDPYYIEDGGTPEGVDFLTSGLGFSLSYDTRDVPSNAYSGIYFNFQFIEYANIFGSDFTFNVTDFQYSQYLKLPKFGDRSALAWLVKSTYASGDVPFTQYASVGSPFDLRGYYKGQFRDNSASALVCEYRHMLNVTPHNFVTKMLHKVGFAAWGGLGMLGPSPWDVEGWLPNYGVGLRIEVQPRMNFRMDIGHDPVVGNTLIYFNMTEAF; this is translated from the coding sequence ATGGCAATTAAACGAGTACTAATATTTATATTACTTCTTACCTTCTCTACTGCTTATGCTCAAAAGAAGAGAACAAAGGAAAGTCGAAGTGATAGTGTTGAAGTGAAAGAAAAGAATCTTAGATTTAGTATTCTTGGAGGTCCAGGTTATACGCCAGACTTCGGTGCATTAATTGGAGGAAGTGCCCTTTTTACATTTAAAATAGATCCAACAGATACTATTAGTAATCGTTCTGTTGTTCCATTTGCATTTGCTTTTCTATTCAATGGAGGTATCAACTTGCTTTTACGACCTCAATTGTATATCAATGAAGATAAAATAAGGATTTTAGGAAGGTATAGTTACATTAATAATATGGATAACTATTATGGTGTGGGTTATGATGTCAATAAGAATATCGTTCGATCTGATTCCACTACATCTTACAGTAGTCAACTTTTCCAATTTAATCCTATTGTCCTTTTTAGATTAAAGAATAGTGATTTCTTTTTAGGCCCTATTTGGGATTTAAGAAAGAATAATATTACTGAGCCTTCTCAAGGAGTTCAGGATGATCCCTATTATATTGAAGACGGAGGAACACCAGAAGGGGTCGACTTCTTGACTTCAGGTTTGGGTTTTAGTTTAAGCTACGATACTAGGGATGTTCCATCTAATGCATATAGTGGTATCTATTTTAACTTCCAATTTATTGAATATGCGAACATATTTGGCAGTGACTTTACCTTTAATGTAACCGACTTTCAGTATAGCCAATACCTTAAGTTGCCCAAATTTGGAGATAGGTCTGCTTTGGCATGGTTAGTTAAGTCAACATATGCTTCTGGAGACGTTCCTTTTACACAATATGCTTCTGTGGGTTCTCCTTTTGATTTAAGAGGTTATTACAAGGGACAGTTTAGAGATAATTCTGCTAGCGCCTTGGTGTGTGAGTATCGTCATATGCTAAATGTTACTCCACATAATTTTGTTACTAAAATGCTACATAAAGTTGGTTTTGCTGCTTGGGGTGGTTTAGGTATGCTTGGTCCATCTCCATGGGATGTTGAAGGATGGCTTCCTAATTATGGTGTTGGTCTTCGAATAGAGGTGCAACCTAGAATGAATTTTAGAATGGATATTGGTCACGATCCTGTTGTTGGGAATACGCTTATTTACTTTAATATGACCGAAGCTTTTTAG